The genomic interval TCATGGTCTTGGCGGATCCCGGTGGCCATCCTGTCGATGGGGCGACCAACTGGAGCAACGGATTCATGCCGTCGATGTTCCAGGGAACAGTGTTGCGGCCAAAGGAGCCTCGCATCTTCAATTTGCAGCCGCCGAAACATTTGTCGGGCGTCTATCAACGCCAGAACCTTGATTTTTTGCAGACGCTGAATCGTCAGCACTTGTCCTCCCATCCCGGCGAAGCGGACTTGGAGGCACGGATCGCCAGCTATGAATTGGCCGCCAAAATGCAAACGGCCGCGAGCGAAGCTTTGGACATTTCCCAGGAAACAGCGGCGACGCACACAATGTACGGTTTGGACAATCCGGAAACGCGTGAATACGGTACGCGATGTCTACTCGCGAGACGCCTTGTTGAGCGTGGGGTGCGTTTTGTTCAACTGTTTCACAACGGTCAGCCTTGGGACAACCACAGCAGCATCAAGACCGGCTTGGCGTCGATTTGTCGAAAGACCGACCAACCCGTCGCAGCCCTCGTAGCCGATCTGCGTCAACGCGGCATGCTTGATTCGACCTTGGTGCACTGGGGTGGTGAAATCGGGCGACTGCCTGTCACACAAGATCATGGAACTGCGGAAAAAGCCGGTCGCGACCACAACGGCCAGGGCTTCAGTATCTGGATGGCTGGCGGAGGCATTCGCGGCGGCATGACCTTTGGCAAGACCGATGACTTTGGACATCACGCCATCGAGAATGTGATGACCCCGAACGACTTTCAAGCCACCGTGATGCACCTGTTTGGTTTGGATCACCAAGCCGTGGTCTTTCCGCATGGAAACCAGCAACAGATCATCACTGCGAACCGTCCGGCTCGCGTTGTCAACGAGCTGATTGGATGAATCAGCGTTCTCGCAGCGTTGAACCCTGCGACGGCAAATCGTGCGAAGCGACTTGCTGTTTCGGCGTTGTAGATGCTGGTCTCGCATGGAATCTTAGCCGATCATGTCATCGAGACCATCGGTTGCGAAACGGCTGCCCCGATAAGCGGTGAGCAGGGCTGCAGGGTCTACGATCCGCCACGCAGGCATGCTGGAGGCCATCACCGTCAGGAAGGCTCCACCTCTCAGCGCCCAGAGCACATAGCCGATCGAGAAGAGTCCTGCTGCCGTTCCCGCGGAACCGACGAAGAACTCGATGGGGGATTCATCGACAGACACATCCGTGTTGTCCCACAAGTCCCACACGATGGCTTGCTCAAGATCCAGTTGCAGCAAACGTTCCAACTCTCGTAGCTCGGGGACCGTATTGTCCGATAAGATCCCACCGGACGTCGATGTGCTGAAGAGGCTTTGGAAGGCCGCTGCGTGGAAACGTTCGTTCATGGTTCCAGATGCAGAACTGATGTCGGTCAACTCGCCTGCCGACTGCCCCTGCTCGCTGCGTCCTTGATCGGATGTTTTGTTGGACGTACCGCCAACGCCGAACAGAGACGGCGCGCCGGGAGCAGAATCTCCCGATGATGTCGAAGTCTCCGATGACGAATCGGTGACATCGTCGGGGCTATCACCGTCGTCCGTACTCGTGTCCCCTGAATCATCGCCCGAACCAGTGTCGTCGACCGGGTCAATCGGGTCCAAGGGAGGAGCACCATCGCCACCACCGGAACCACCATCGGTGCTGCCGCCTGAACCGCTACCACCACCACTACCGCTGCCGCCCGAACCGCTGCCGCCACCTGTTCCACCGCCGGGCAAGATTGCTCCGCCGATGGTCACGTTGATCCGTACGGTCGCCACCGTGCTCAAGAACGTCCCATCGCTGACCTGATATCGAAACACATCCGTTCCTACAAATCCG from Stieleria varia carries:
- a CDS encoding DUF1501 domain-containing protein, yielding MTDQVPKSTRRQFLENTGMGVGALALQWILAQETAQAIPPVLKSKPHNDLLPRHPQFEPRAKAMISLFQHGGPSHMDLTDPKPELSKYDGTEYSGDVQFSFVNEASKKLLGSPFQFQPHGECGTELSELLPHTAKVIDNICLIRSMHTGANGHEVSIRYFHGGIPAVLGRPTLGSWLTYALGSESQDLPAFMVLADPGGHPVDGATNWSNGFMPSMFQGTVLRPKEPRIFNLQPPKHLSGVYQRQNLDFLQTLNRQHLSSHPGEADLEARIASYELAAKMQTAASEALDISQETAATHTMYGLDNPETREYGTRCLLARRLVERGVRFVQLFHNGQPWDNHSSIKTGLASICRKTDQPVAALVADLRQRGMLDSTLVHWGGEIGRLPVTQDHGTAEKAGRDHNGQGFSIWMAGGGIRGGMTFGKTDDFGHHAIENVMTPNDFQATVMHLFGLDHQAVVFPHGNQQQIITANRPARVVNELIG